Proteins encoded in a region of the Paenibacillus wynnii genome:
- a CDS encoding acetyltransferase, which translates to MEKIIVFGAGGHAKAVIDVIEKAGLYEIIGILDSYKTPGSIVYGYEILGDEQVVSNMGGQIYGGIIAIGDNWRRSQLVNQLTSIHPDFNFISAVHPSAMVAKGTVIGQGSVIMAGAVIGSDTIIGDHCILYSQASVDHDSTLGNFVTFAPNTATGGNVHIGDFSVISIGANIIHSIVIGEHTVIGAGSTVLSNISDYCVAYGTPARIVRTRLLGERYL; encoded by the coding sequence TTGGAAAAGATCATTGTATTCGGTGCAGGAGGCCACGCCAAAGCCGTAATTGATGTTATTGAGAAAGCAGGTTTGTACGAGATCATCGGAATACTGGACAGCTATAAGACACCAGGCTCCATAGTTTACGGTTATGAAATTCTTGGTGATGAGCAGGTGGTTTCCAACATGGGGGGCCAAATCTATGGCGGTATTATAGCTATCGGGGATAATTGGAGACGATCACAGCTCGTTAACCAGTTAACTTCCATACATCCGGACTTCAATTTCATTTCTGCTGTGCATCCCTCCGCCATGGTCGCTAAAGGCACTGTCATAGGACAGGGAAGTGTGATTATGGCCGGTGCTGTAATCGGCAGCGATACGATCATCGGTGATCATTGCATTCTTTACTCCCAAGCCTCGGTTGATCATGATAGTACGTTAGGAAACTTCGTGACCTTCGCTCCCAATACCGCTACCGGCGGAAATGTACATATCGGTGATTTCAGCGTGATCTCCATAGGTGCCAATATCATCCACTCTATTGTCATTGGAGAACATACAGTTATTGGGGCAGGATCCACCGTATTATCTAATATCTCGGACTACTGTGTAGCCTACGGCACTCCTGCCCGAATTGTACGTACCCGTCTGCTTGGGGAACGCTACCTATAG
- a CDS encoding nucleotidyltransferase family protein, with protein sequence MGNALGLSTGTLSKEMRLLIAFLAEDHNPNDLPESQPELFRETDWEIFIELARHHRVYPYLYGRLKPMNEIWVPTWVVRTMHDLYTKNTFQMLHLSGEMEQVGKLFAEHDIDCLFLKGPVIAKDLYGDISLRTSCDLDLILSIEDLSKAEEILLQQGYLKDDYIRTVLNDWKWRHHHIVFFHSGKGIKVELHWRLNPAPSKEPAFPDLWKRRRTSSLTKHPIYYLGREDLFLFLVSHGARHGWSRIRWLLDIKQLLLQPLTAPKLIALLRKHHYYYIGGQALALTSSLLSVSIDSQLQPMESTSKSRRLAQEALFYLERMVNLHSPPIPPEVESYHKRHQFALLTFSRKFLFVLSFLFPYPEDAETLPLPKSLHFLYVPLRPILWAWRKTIGGQG encoded by the coding sequence ATGGGAAATGCTCTGGGTCTTAGCACTGGTACTTTATCAAAAGAAATGCGGCTGTTGATTGCATTTCTTGCTGAAGACCATAATCCTAATGATCTGCCTGAGTCTCAACCGGAGTTGTTCCGGGAGACCGATTGGGAGATCTTTATAGAACTTGCCCGGCATCATAGAGTTTACCCTTATCTTTATGGGCGGCTTAAGCCTATGAACGAAATATGGGTTCCAACCTGGGTCGTTAGGACAATGCATGACTTATATACCAAGAACACCTTTCAGATGCTTCATTTAAGCGGTGAGATGGAACAGGTCGGCAAGCTGTTTGCAGAACACGATATTGATTGTCTTTTCTTAAAGGGGCCAGTTATTGCTAAGGATCTTTACGGGGATATCTCGCTTAGAACCTCTTGCGATCTGGATTTGATTCTTTCTATTGAAGATTTGTCAAAGGCAGAAGAAATCCTGCTTCAGCAGGGTTATCTCAAAGATGATTACATACGTACCGTTTTGAATGATTGGAAGTGGAGACATCATCATATTGTATTCTTTCATTCCGGGAAGGGTATCAAGGTTGAACTTCATTGGAGGCTTAACCCTGCTCCTTCTAAAGAACCGGCATTTCCCGATTTGTGGAAGCGTAGAAGAACAAGCAGTTTAACCAAGCACCCCATTTATTATTTGGGACGTGAAGATTTGTTCCTCTTTCTTGTATCCCATGGAGCAAGACATGGTTGGTCGAGAATACGTTGGCTGCTGGATATTAAGCAGCTGCTTCTACAGCCGCTTACCGCTCCGAAGCTTATCGCTCTTCTCCGTAAGCATCATTATTATTACATTGGAGGACAGGCGCTGGCGCTTACTTCAAGTTTGCTATCTGTTTCGATAGATTCTCAGCTACAGCCTATGGAGAGTACCAGCAAGTCCAGACGATTGGCGCAAGAAGCCCTATTTTATCTGGAACGGATGGTTAATCTGCATTCACCTCCTATTCCACCTGAAGTAGAGAGTTATCATAAGCGGCATCAATTCGCATTATTGACATTTAGTCGTAAGTTCTTGTTCGTTCTGAGCTTTCTATTTCCGTACCCGGAGGATGCGGAGACGTTACCGTTACCGAAAAGTCTACATTTTCTCTATGTTCCATTGAGGCCGATCTTATGGGCGTGGAGGAAGACGATTGGAGGGCAAGGATGA